Proteins from one Phoenix dactylifera cultivar Barhee BC4 unplaced genomic scaffold, palm_55x_up_171113_PBpolish2nd_filt_p 000254F, whole genome shotgun sequence genomic window:
- the LOC120105295 gene encoding bZIP transcription factor 27-like yields MEEVWKDISLSTIHEGTEANRTTTTSFEGIIVQDLLAKTFKEPSLASAPFGDLCPPPFSGLSLNSGHLVGYPHPNNPDSNSGASPAGFFAYCSKKRASEQQMEAGFGNGNGNGNGADRRKKRMIKNRESAARRWKWAYTQELKQAAAHLLDENRRLKYELSLAMETPPPTKRTLQRTSTAPF; encoded by the exons ATGGAAGAAGTTTGGAAGGATATCAGTCTAAGCACCATCCACGAGGGCACGGAAGCCAACCGCACCACCACTACCTCCTTCGAAGGCATCATCGTTCAAGACTTGCTGGCTAAGACCTTCAAAGAACCATCCCTTGCTTCAGCTCCCTTTGGTGACCTTTGTCCACCTCCATTCTCCGGCCTCAGCTTGAACTCTGGCCACCTCGTGGGCTATCCCCACCCCAACAATCCTGATAGTAATAGTGGTGCTTCCCCTGCTGGCTTCTTTGCCTACTGCTCCAAGAAGAGAGCATCAGAGCAGCAGATGGAAGCGGGCTTTGGCAATGGCAATGGCAATGGCAATGGCGCGGATCgacggaagaagaggatgatcaAAAACCGGGAGTCAGCGGCTCG TCGTTGGAAATGG GCTTATACACAAGAGCTTAAGCAGGCGGCGGCTCATCTGCTGGATGAGAACAGAAGGCTCAAGTACGAG TTGAGTTTGGCAATGGAAACTCCGCCCCCTACCAAGCGCACGCTACAGCGGACCTCAACAGCTCCATTTTGA